A region from the Leptospira venezuelensis genome encodes:
- a CDS encoding HDOD domain-containing protein, with the protein MNINWYHFEKEGYYLSVRNVNERIEKLNPLYIRFTTLNKSVDKLLSVLLDRYLVYLDAISLKESVFSILRESAMNAVKANSKRIFFAENNLNISNPDDYVRGMANFKKEMIKDKERYAALLEKVKFHCLITLAFNRTSFLMRVSNNAPIIAEELKRVENRIGKSKEYNDLGEVFADHADDSEGAGLGLAMSLLMLKNEGIAADSYKLKAEGGITSAYIKIPFDFKHRNVSYQRTVEIIAEIDKLPTFPENLNQIMSLINKPDSSIQQITEQVGRDVSLSTNILKLANSASFAQGRKVETLEDAIKLIGLSELNNILLSLGTKKILEERYKEFEHIWEMSSLSAYICRRLGERMGWKKTFLTNLVCAALLHNIGLVLLLSLEGDTIEKLTDISGKKLLPSTLGLEEAALGITHTSLGGMICEKWNFSDTIKVAAEYHHRPLMAKKESRDVVFAVYLSDWIIDCLDGKADPAAIHWEVLQHFGFKKDEEWLEFGKKVIEEYKAFQKYSG; encoded by the coding sequence ATGAATATAAACTGGTACCATTTCGAAAAGGAAGGATACTATCTTAGCGTTCGAAACGTAAACGAGCGCATTGAAAAGCTAAATCCTCTCTATATTCGGTTTACCACTCTGAACAAAAGTGTGGATAAACTACTCAGCGTTCTTTTGGACAGGTACCTGGTCTATCTGGATGCAATCTCGCTAAAGGAATCCGTTTTTTCTATCTTAAGAGAAAGTGCGATGAACGCCGTTAAGGCAAATTCAAAACGTATCTTTTTTGCCGAAAACAATCTAAACATTTCCAATCCCGATGATTACGTGAGAGGGATGGCGAATTTCAAAAAGGAAATGATCAAGGACAAGGAAAGATATGCTGCCTTGTTGGAAAAAGTTAAATTTCATTGTTTGATCACTCTTGCTTTCAATCGAACTAGCTTCCTAATGAGGGTCTCCAATAACGCACCTATTATTGCGGAAGAATTAAAACGTGTAGAGAACAGGATTGGCAAGAGCAAAGAATATAACGACTTGGGAGAGGTTTTCGCAGATCACGCGGACGACTCCGAAGGTGCAGGTCTTGGACTTGCAATGTCTCTTTTGATGTTAAAGAATGAAGGAATTGCCGCTGATTCTTATAAATTAAAAGCAGAAGGCGGAATCACTTCCGCTTATATCAAAATTCCGTTCGACTTCAAACATCGAAATGTTTCCTACCAACGTACTGTTGAAATTATTGCAGAGATAGATAAACTTCCTACATTTCCGGAAAACTTGAATCAGATAATGAGCCTGATCAATAAACCTGATTCTTCTATCCAGCAGATCACGGAACAGGTCGGACGAGACGTTTCTTTATCTACCAATATTCTAAAGCTAGCAAATTCTGCTTCTTTTGCTCAGGGAAGAAAAGTAGAAACATTAGAAGATGCGATCAAGCTGATCGGTCTATCAGAATTAAATAATATTCTTTTGAGCCTTGGAACGAAAAAGATCCTAGAAGAAAGATACAAAGAGTTTGAACATATCTGGGAAATGTCTAGTCTCTCCGCTTATATTTGTAGAAGACTAGGAGAAAGAATGGGCTGGAAGAAAACATTCCTGACCAATCTAGTTTGTGCAGCACTTCTTCATAATATAGGGCTTGTACTTTTACTTTCTTTGGAAGGAGATACGATTGAAAAGTTAACCGATATCTCCGGAAAAAAACTTTTACCTTCTACTCTTGGACTAGAAGAAGCCGCACTTGGAATTACTCATACTTCCTTAGGAGGTATGATTTGTGAAAAATGGAATTTCTCCGACACAATCAAAGTGGCAGCGGAATACCATCACAGACCTTTGATGGCTAAAAAAGAGTCTAGAGATGTTGTATTTGCGGTCTACTTATCCGATTGGATCATAGATTGTTTGGATGGAAAAGCTGATCCTGCGGCAATTCACTGGGAAGTTCTTCAACATTTCGGTTTTAAAAAAGACGAAGAATGGTTGGAGTTTGGTAAGAAGGTTATAGAAGAATATAAAGCTTTCCAAAAATATTCCGGATAG
- a CDS encoding peroxiredoxin family protein: MLTTGQTAKDFQYKDLEGNSHSLSELKGKRILISFLRNGACALCNLRVHSLIKNFPEFENLVILAIFESKAEDMIPFVGKQKPPFQLIPDPSGSIYSLYEVEVSQEKVQRSMESEIVKSRVQEAASAGFSLVQQEGSNFFRIPADFLIDENFQIRTAFYSSLIGEHLDLNEIKNWANSVAV, from the coding sequence ATGCTTACTACCGGACAAACAGCCAAAGATTTTCAATATAAAGATCTGGAGGGGAATTCACATTCTTTATCCGAATTAAAAGGAAAAAGGATTTTGATCTCTTTCTTAAGAAACGGAGCATGCGCTTTATGTAATCTAAGAGTGCATTCTCTCATAAAAAATTTCCCGGAATTTGAGAATCTTGTGATTCTTGCAATATTCGAATCCAAAGCGGAGGATATGATTCCTTTCGTAGGGAAACAAAAACCACCATTTCAATTAATTCCAGATCCGAGCGGTTCTATTTATTCATTGTATGAGGTGGAGGTTTCGCAGGAGAAAGTGCAAAGATCTATGGAATCGGAAATTGTAAAATCCCGGGTCCAGGAGGCAGCTTCAGCGGGATTTTCATTAGTTCAGCAAGAAGGATCTAATTTTTTTAGAATACCTGCGGATTTCTTAATCGATGAGAATTTTCAGATCCGGACTGCGTTTTACAGTTCTCTAATAGGAGAGCATTTAGATTTGAATGAAATTAAAAATTGGGCAAACTCGGTAGCAGTTTAA
- a CDS encoding MarR family winged helix-turn-helix transcriptional regulator translates to MSDHETDLTVEQWFLLNRLSLFKSVSQTDLVDKTFKDRPNITRLLDGLEKKGLVVRQDNPDDRRKFTISITKAGKSLLEKTIPFMLEARKIVYKGLKAEDLEVLKTISEKIEKNILQNWDLSDIIPK, encoded by the coding sequence ATGTCTGATCACGAAACGGATCTAACCGTAGAGCAATGGTTTCTATTGAATCGTCTTTCACTCTTTAAATCCGTTTCCCAAACAGATCTCGTAGACAAAACTTTCAAAGACAGGCCAAATATCACACGGCTTTTGGATGGCTTGGAGAAGAAGGGCCTGGTAGTTCGCCAAGATAATCCGGATGATCGCAGAAAGTTCACCATCTCCATCACCAAAGCAGGCAAATCTCTATTAGAGAAGACGATCCCATTCATGTTAGAAGCCCGAAAAATCGTGTATAAGGGCTTAAAAGCGGAAGATTTAGAAGTATTGAAGACAATCTCTGAGAAAATAGAAAAGAATATCCTCCAAAATTGGGATTTATCGGATATTATCCCAAAATAA
- the rsgA gene encoding ribosome small subunit-dependent GTPase A, with translation MDQQPSLNLSVWDADREKEFIKISEDLGVSEPVAARIIGEQGQEFRLELGSIKEEGTGTLTGALRFNAESSLDLPVAGDWVLATKLSGEEYLIHKVLPRRSLLVRKTKGETLKPDPICANMDRIFLLHGLDGDFQPRRLERTLIQIWESKATPVVVLTKKDLYAGREEELKEKIDIVRKSCPGVEVFSVSNHKKEGLEELERFWKDGSTSAFIGSSGVGKSSLLNLLIGEKIRSVNEVRESDSKGRHTTTNRWMFRLDSGAWILDTPGMREIQLWSDGSGLEETFPEIFEAAENCKFQDCSHMSEPDCGVKFAIESGKISEERFKSYLKLKRELERTANLSAPNSVEFREQKAKWKSIHKEQKRMQQQRDRERYR, from the coding sequence ATGGACCAACAACCATCTTTGAATTTATCCGTATGGGATGCGGATAGAGAAAAAGAATTTATCAAAATTTCAGAGGATCTAGGTGTCTCCGAACCGGTCGCTGCGAGAATTATCGGAGAACAAGGACAAGAGTTTCGACTCGAACTAGGAAGTATAAAAGAAGAAGGTACCGGAACGTTAACCGGCGCACTTCGTTTTAATGCAGAATCTAGTTTAGATCTACCAGTTGCAGGAGATTGGGTTCTTGCTACAAAGTTAAGTGGAGAAGAATATCTAATCCATAAGGTTCTACCTAGAAGAAGTTTACTCGTACGAAAAACCAAGGGAGAAACTTTAAAGCCGGATCCGATCTGTGCGAATATGGATCGAATTTTTCTTTTACATGGTTTGGATGGAGACTTCCAACCAAGAAGATTGGAAAGAACTCTGATACAGATTTGGGAAAGTAAGGCTACCCCCGTTGTGGTACTTACCAAGAAAGATTTGTATGCGGGTAGAGAAGAAGAGTTAAAGGAGAAGATCGACATCGTTCGAAAATCTTGTCCTGGTGTGGAAGTATTTTCAGTTTCCAATCATAAAAAAGAAGGTTTGGAAGAACTGGAAAGGTTTTGGAAAGACGGATCTACTTCTGCTTTTATAGGATCGTCCGGAGTAGGTAAATCTTCTCTTCTCAATTTACTGATCGGAGAAAAGATCAGATCAGTAAACGAAGTCAGAGAATCAGATTCTAAGGGAAGGCATACCACAACGAATAGGTGGATGTTCCGATTAGATTCTGGTGCTTGGATCTTGGATACTCCGGGTATGAGGGAGATCCAACTCTGGTCCGACGGCTCCGGATTGGAAGAAACATTTCCTGAGATTTTCGAAGCAGCAGAAAATTGTAAATTCCAAGATTGTTCACATATGAGTGAACCTGATTGTGGAGTAAAATTTGCTATTGAGTCCGGAAAAATTTCGGAAGAAAGATTCAAAAGTTATCTGAAGCTCAAGAGAGAATTAGAAAGGACTGCGAACTTGAGCGCTCCAAATTCAGTTGAATTCAGAGAACAGAAAGCGAAGTGGAAATCCATCCACAAAGAACAGAAAAGAATGCAACAGCAGCGAGACCGAGAAAGGTATCGCTAA
- the rsmA gene encoding 16S rRNA (adenine(1518)-N(6)/adenine(1519)-N(6))-dimethyltransferase RsmA produces MSSPVYPFYKPNVIREFLSERSSAPLKKWGQNFLIDPNAVKTLFSSAEPELLQKSELIIEIGPGLGALSHILYGLGKKLRLYEIDPVYYKWLNEFLPGTEIILGDARDTLSDQENSTCFLFGNLPYYITSELILLSLEKLPNLQGAVFLVQKEFAQRITKEISSLSIYAGAYGKFQSKKTIKAGCFYPSPNVDSSVLTFVSNKRFLKKESYQVLEILCRTLFWGKRKKIGSSIKEAPLDSFYPNGLPLQISEENLRSKLKECIESAGISLDKRPEELKAEDFYKIVDLFQID; encoded by the coding sequence ATGAGCTCCCCGGTATACCCGTTTTATAAGCCAAATGTGATCCGGGAATTTTTATCAGAGAGATCTTCTGCTCCGCTCAAAAAATGGGGACAAAACTTTCTCATTGATCCAAACGCAGTAAAAACTTTGTTCTCCAGCGCAGAGCCTGAACTTCTACAAAAATCTGAACTGATAATAGAAATCGGCCCAGGCCTGGGAGCACTTTCCCATATTCTCTACGGACTCGGAAAAAAGCTGAGATTATATGAGATCGATCCAGTATATTATAAATGGCTAAATGAGTTTCTTCCTGGAACTGAAATTATTTTAGGAGATGCAAGAGATACCCTGTCGGATCAGGAAAATAGCACCTGCTTTCTATTCGGCAATCTTCCTTATTATATCACTTCCGAACTCATACTTCTTTCCTTGGAAAAACTTCCGAATTTGCAAGGAGCAGTCTTCTTGGTCCAAAAAGAATTCGCTCAAAGAATCACCAAGGAAATCTCTTCCCTGTCTATTTATGCAGGGGCTTACGGAAAATTCCAAAGTAAGAAGACAATCAAAGCCGGATGTTTTTATCCTTCTCCCAATGTGGATTCAAGTGTTCTTACATTTGTTTCTAACAAAAGATTTCTAAAAAAAGAGTCTTACCAAGTTTTAGAAATTTTATGCAGAACATTATTTTGGGGAAAAAGGAAAAAGATAGGCTCTTCTATCAAAGAAGCACCTTTAGATTCCTTTTATCCAAACGGACTTCCTCTTCAAATTTCAGAAGAAAATTTAAGATCTAAATTAAAAGAATGTATAGAATCTGCAGGAATCTCTTTAGATAAAAGACCAGAGGAATTAAAAGCTGAAGATTTTTATAAAATTGTAGATCTTTTTCAGATTGATTAA
- a CDS encoding ComEC/Rec2 family competence protein, producing the protein MGEYLEQNYQDWIPSSLFSYLVLGLLSTLFLDVFFPDLVLVWTSLHSINIILFSLLFLGKKISCFSWGVILFFVLAICGYTKRSAPFLEKSSSWKKEFSQKINQTLDRAKIEGRAREISLGLVLGDAKGLDKEFKKNAREGGILHLFAASGLHLGILIGCMFAILKRIPFLGYYFPRILPVLLGLLYLACLGFPISLARAWIFSTWILLQSLFFRKSKPADLLISSAGLVYIWDPSRSFGVSFLLSFGAVSGILLLLPCFQKCLPPTSEDKTILSRFIGFWRENLLVSLSAGIGTLPSLIYYFGSYSFGSLGLNLILVPICGILLPLLYFSLILESVYFSLLAMPIWKIVIFLLEIIEKTTLYWGKSHWNWVHYYRGNTKFFGLGVWFLFLIFLFLWKLFPTDKPENCKLDLFNTSNDKNLRTTALKWIWLLGFFICCGFQFLLANSSSWIRLPDSFFGDRFILFLQEKNRLVLAGKCKYSSKILYKSIGKDPERFCGNSKSLEIYIEHESCLEWVSECLKRNQSLSLKYGGKEKPKMAGFENWILIPKLVEFHLPEPEQKLIRFEVGKDSFLTLAKQTKSGQGIILIVPRFGIKEDLREWNRFRKQLGIAPGWKFIGSDELPGIPVL; encoded by the coding sequence ATGGGCGAATACTTGGAACAAAACTACCAGGACTGGATCCCTTCTTCTCTATTTTCCTACTTGGTTCTCGGGCTTCTATCCACTTTATTCTTAGACGTTTTCTTTCCGGACCTGGTCTTAGTTTGGACCTCATTACATTCAATTAATATAATACTTTTTTCACTTTTATTCTTAGGGAAAAAGATCTCATGTTTTTCCTGGGGAGTAATTCTATTTTTTGTTTTAGCAATCTGCGGTTACACAAAAAGATCCGCTCCTTTTTTAGAAAAATCCAGTTCCTGGAAAAAGGAATTCTCCCAAAAAATCAATCAAACCTTGGATAGAGCAAAGATAGAAGGAAGAGCCAGGGAAATTTCATTAGGTTTAGTTTTAGGAGACGCAAAAGGTTTAGATAAAGAATTTAAGAAGAATGCTAGAGAAGGAGGAATATTACATCTATTCGCTGCCTCCGGTCTACATTTGGGAATTTTGATCGGATGTATGTTTGCTATTCTAAAACGAATACCTTTTCTAGGATATTATTTCCCTAGAATACTTCCAGTCTTGCTCGGACTTTTATATTTAGCTTGTTTAGGTTTTCCAATTTCGCTTGCGAGGGCTTGGATATTTTCTACATGGATACTTTTACAATCTTTGTTTTTTAGAAAATCTAAACCTGCAGATCTATTGATCTCGTCCGCCGGATTAGTGTATATTTGGGATCCCTCTCGGTCCTTTGGAGTTTCTTTTTTACTTTCTTTCGGCGCAGTTTCAGGCATTCTACTTTTACTTCCCTGTTTTCAAAAATGCCTCCCTCCAACTTCAGAAGATAAAACGATCTTAAGCAGGTTTATTGGATTTTGGAGAGAAAATCTTTTAGTTTCTTTATCCGCAGGGATTGGAACCTTACCCTCTTTAATTTATTATTTTGGATCTTATAGTTTCGGGTCGCTTGGCTTAAATCTGATCTTGGTCCCAATCTGCGGGATCTTACTTCCTCTATTATATTTTTCTTTAATATTAGAATCGGTGTATTTTTCCTTATTAGCCATGCCCATTTGGAAAATCGTTATATTCCTTTTAGAAATTATAGAAAAAACAACACTCTATTGGGGAAAATCACATTGGAATTGGGTTCATTATTATAGAGGAAACACAAAGTTTTTCGGATTGGGGGTCTGGTTCTTATTTCTCATCTTTTTGTTTCTCTGGAAATTATTTCCCACTGATAAACCGGAAAATTGTAAATTAGATCTTTTTAATACTTCTAATGACAAAAATCTCAGAACAACAGCTCTAAAATGGATCTGGCTCCTGGGATTTTTTATCTGTTGTGGATTTCAATTTTTACTAGCAAATTCTTCTAGTTGGATACGACTTCCGGATTCATTTTTCGGCGATCGATTCATATTATTCCTACAAGAAAAAAACAGATTAGTTCTCGCGGGAAAATGTAAATATAGCTCCAAAATTTTATATAAGTCCATAGGAAAAGATCCGGAAAGATTCTGCGGAAATTCTAAATCGCTGGAGATTTACATAGAACATGAGTCCTGCCTGGAATGGGTCTCCGAATGTCTAAAAAGAAATCAAAGTTTATCGCTAAAATACGGGGGAAAAGAAAAACCAAAAATGGCAGGCTTTGAAAATTGGATCTTAATTCCGAAATTAGTAGAATTCCATCTGCCAGAGCCTGAGCAAAAATTAATCCGATTCGAAGTTGGAAAAGATTCATTCTTAACACTGGCAAAACAAACGAAAAGTGGACAAGGGATCATACTCATTGTCCCAAGATTCGGGATCAAAGAAGATCTGAGAGAATGGAATCGATTCAGAAAACAGCTTGGAATCGCGCCCGGTTGGAAGTTTATTGGAAGTGATGAGCTCCCCGGTATACCCGTTTTATAA
- the trpS gene encoding tryptophan--tRNA ligase: MRILTGVQPSGKLHLGNYFSVIRKLVDYQNKSDLFCFVADLHALTTFSSAKNQTENTYDAVCDFLALGIDPDKCAFWIQSEVPEVTELTWYLSMSITVPKLELAHSYKDKVAKGIVPSGGLFFYPVLMAADILAFNSDKVPVGKDQKQHLEYARDIAEKFNSQYGETFKLPEPEIDEETAIVPGVDGAKMSKSYGNTINFFDDEKKLKKSVMGILTDSAGVDESKDYEKSIIYAIHSLFLNESGKKDLQSKFTNPGTGYGDLKKALLETVLDYFGPYRKEREKIAADPAYVRSVMKKGSDKARSASSQILDNVRGKLGIGISKVSV; this comes from the coding sequence ATGAGGATATTGACCGGGGTACAACCTTCTGGTAAATTACATTTAGGAAATTACTTCTCTGTTATACGCAAGTTAGTCGATTATCAAAACAAGTCCGATCTATTCTGTTTCGTAGCTGATTTGCATGCATTAACCACTTTCAGTTCCGCAAAAAACCAAACAGAAAATACGTATGACGCTGTTTGCGATTTTTTAGCCTTAGGAATTGACCCAGACAAATGTGCTTTTTGGATCCAGTCAGAAGTTCCGGAAGTCACTGAACTTACCTGGTATTTGAGCATGTCCATCACAGTTCCTAAATTGGAATTGGCACATTCTTATAAAGACAAAGTTGCAAAGGGAATCGTTCCAAGCGGCGGTCTTTTCTTTTATCCAGTTTTAATGGCGGCTGACATTCTCGCATTTAATAGCGATAAGGTTCCGGTTGGAAAAGACCAAAAGCAACATTTAGAATATGCAAGAGATATTGCAGAGAAGTTCAACTCCCAATACGGAGAAACCTTCAAACTTCCTGAACCTGAAATAGACGAAGAGACTGCTATCGTGCCCGGAGTGGACGGAGCAAAAATGTCCAAGTCCTACGGAAATACGATCAACTTTTTCGACGACGAGAAGAAGTTGAAAAAATCAGTAATGGGTATTTTGACAGATTCTGCAGGAGTGGATGAATCAAAGGATTATGAGAAAAGTATAATATATGCTATCCATTCTCTTTTCCTGAACGAATCAGGCAAAAAAGATCTACAATCCAAATTTACTAATCCTGGGACCGGTTACGGAGATCTTAAAAAAGCATTATTAGAAACGGTCCTAGATTATTTCGGACCTTATCGAAAGGAAAGAGAGAAAATCGCGGCAGATCCTGCTTATGTAAGGTCCGTCATGAAAAAAGGATCCGACAAGGCTAGATCGGCTTCTTCTCAGATCTTAGATAATGTACGAGGAAAGTTAGGGATCGGGATCTCAAAAGTTTCGGTTTAA
- a CDS encoding LolA family protein, whose translation MASSKGILSFLGAAALLVCGTSILSDPGKERLSSVIGKMAEISSFRASITINNELTGTLSYQRPNHIHVKFSDGRVIASNGRYLWFYSPSRGIVGKQDVKGMTGGMAGLLSGYEEVTPVGGSLRLKSTTRTYEEIVVTLGPDNTPRSLRMKSRSTGEYTSVSFSGVQTGIGLPASLFNFGAPSNAQIVENPLNERE comes from the coding sequence ATGGCTTCATCCAAGGGTATCTTATCCTTTTTGGGTGCCGCAGCTCTACTGGTCTGCGGCACTTCTATTTTATCCGATCCTGGCAAGGAACGGTTGAGCAGCGTCATCGGAAAGATGGCCGAAATTTCCAGCTTTCGGGCGAGTATTACGATCAATAACGAACTCACCGGAACTCTTTCTTATCAAAGACCAAATCATATACATGTAAAATTCTCCGATGGAAGGGTAATTGCTTCCAACGGGCGTTATCTTTGGTTTTATTCCCCTTCCAGAGGAATTGTAGGAAAACAAGACGTAAAAGGTATGACCGGTGGAATGGCCGGCCTTCTTTCGGGATACGAAGAAGTAACTCCAGTAGGAGGTTCACTTCGACTTAAATCCACGACTAGGACTTACGAAGAGATCGTAGTCACCTTAGGTCCGGATAATACTCCTCGTTCTCTCAGAATGAAGAGCAGATCCACCGGAGAATATACCTCCGTAAGTTTTTCCGGAGTCCAAACCGGTATAGGTTTACCTGCGTCTCTCTTCAATTTCGGAGCACCTTCGAACGCGCAAATTGTGGAGAACCCGCTTAACGAGAGGGAATAA
- a CDS encoding electron transfer flavoprotein subunit alpha/FixB family protein has translation MSNVLIVGELKNGELKKISKEITSAGRKIADSLGGKVIALLIGSGVEKFAGDLGAVGADSVVTVNAGDFNAETWANLVAGVIKEKNPSVVLVPHTSQGKDYSPRVAVKVGAGIVADAVGLSVDGGKVVAKKPIYSGKAYGNFKVTSPIAIFTVRPNSQEVVQKAGAGAAEAASPSAGDAKVKIVSSDLSGGNKVQLAEASIIVSGGRGIKGPENWPVLQGLADILGAALGASRAAVDAGWISHSHQVGQTGKTVSPNCYIACGISGAIQHLAGMGSSKYIVAINKDGDAPIFKVATYGVVGDLFEVVPALTDEFKKVLG, from the coding sequence GTGAGCAACGTTTTAATCGTAGGCGAACTCAAAAACGGAGAACTCAAAAAGATCTCCAAAGAAATCACTTCCGCTGGCCGCAAAATTGCGGACTCACTCGGAGGAAAAGTAATCGCTCTTCTCATAGGATCCGGAGTTGAAAAATTCGCAGGAGACCTAGGAGCAGTAGGAGCAGACAGCGTAGTTACTGTAAATGCAGGTGACTTCAACGCGGAAACTTGGGCGAATTTAGTAGCCGGAGTTATTAAGGAAAAAAATCCTTCCGTAGTTTTAGTTCCTCACACTTCTCAAGGAAAAGATTATTCTCCAAGAGTAGCTGTAAAAGTAGGAGCAGGAATCGTAGCTGATGCAGTAGGTCTTTCAGTAGACGGCGGAAAAGTAGTAGCTAAGAAGCCAATCTATTCCGGAAAAGCATATGGTAATTTCAAAGTTACCAGCCCAATCGCTATCTTCACTGTTCGTCCGAACTCTCAAGAAGTAGTACAAAAAGCTGGAGCAGGAGCTGCTGAAGCTGCAAGTCCATCCGCAGGAGACGCGAAAGTTAAAATCGTTTCTTCCGATCTAAGCGGCGGAAACAAAGTTCAATTGGCAGAAGCTTCTATCATCGTATCTGGCGGACGCGGAATTAAAGGACCTGAAAACTGGCCTGTTCTCCAAGGTTTGGCGGACATTTTAGGCGCAGCTTTAGGAGCTTCCCGTGCTGCGGTCGATGCAGGCTGGATTTCTCATAGCCATCAAGTGGGTCAAACTGGTAAAACCGTTTCCCCGAACTGCTATATCGCATGCGGAATTTCCGGAGCGATCCAGCACTTGGCAGGAATGGGCTCTTCCAAGTATATCGTGGCTATTAACAAGGATGGAGACGCTCCAATCTTCAAAGTAGCTACCTACGGAGTCGTAGGGGACCTTTTTGAAGTCGTACCGGCACTGACCGACGAGTTTAAAAAAGTACTTGGATAA
- a CDS encoding electron transfer flavoprotein subunit beta/FixA family protein has translation MKIIVLVKQVPDTETNIKVGDKSINEAGIKWIISPYDEFAIEEGLRLREKNGGEVIAVSLGPDRVQESLRQAYAMGADRAVQIKVDNYVPFDTVLTAELIANFAKAENADIIIGGRQSIDSDSSQVVIQVAEGLGIAHISFAVSLEISGTSVKATKEVEGGSQVVETSLPVAITAQKGLNEPRYPNLKGLMAAKKKPIETKTPADLGNPASKIEVVALEPPPPRIPGRKLEAADAKGYAEQLVKALREEAKVI, from the coding sequence ATGAAGATCATCGTTTTAGTGAAACAGGTGCCTGACACCGAAACGAATATCAAAGTCGGGGACAAGTCCATCAATGAAGCCGGAATTAAATGGATTATCTCTCCGTACGACGAATTCGCAATTGAAGAAGGACTTAGATTACGCGAGAAAAATGGTGGAGAGGTTATCGCAGTCTCTCTAGGACCAGATCGCGTTCAAGAGTCATTACGCCAAGCATACGCAATGGGAGCGGACCGTGCCGTTCAGATCAAAGTGGACAACTACGTTCCTTTTGATACCGTTTTAACCGCAGAATTGATCGCAAACTTCGCGAAAGCTGAAAATGCAGACATCATCATCGGCGGACGCCAATCTATCGATAGCGATAGTTCCCAAGTAGTAATCCAAGTTGCAGAAGGATTAGGAATTGCTCATATTTCTTTCGCAGTTAGTTTAGAGATTAGCGGAACTTCCGTAAAAGCTACTAAAGAGGTAGAAGGTGGAAGCCAAGTTGTGGAAACCAGCCTACCAGTAGCAATCACTGCTCAAAAAGGATTAAACGAACCTCGTTATCCTAACCTAAAAGGTTTGATGGCTGCTAAGAAGAAGCCTATCGAAACCAAAACGCCTGCAGATTTAGGAAATCCTGCAAGTAAGATCGAAGTAGTAGCATTGGAGCCACCTCCACCTCGTATTCCTGGTCGCAAGTTAGAAGCGGCTGATGCGAAAGGTTATGCTGAACAATTAGTAAAAGCACTTCGCGAAGAAGCTAAGGTTATCTAA
- a CDS encoding LIC10362 family protein, translated as MLYSVVLTLVCLLALVLAIRNLGKFPNSLEEIQSEIEASFATPFSGKSWIWFLFLISFFLLPFFWGLTFFLQSDANVLVIILGLFWIYFWSRTLILFR; from the coding sequence ATGCTGTATTCTGTCGTATTAACTTTAGTTTGCCTTCTCGCTTTGGTTCTCGCGATCCGCAATCTAGGAAAATTTCCCAATAGTTTAGAAGAGATCCAATCAGAGATTGAGGCCTCATTCGCTACCCCATTTAGCGGAAAGTCATGGATCTGGTTCTTATTTCTGATTAGCTTTTTCCTTTTGCCGTTTTTCTGGGGCTTAACCTTCTTCCTTCAATCTGATGCGAATGTATTGGTTATCATTTTAGGATTATTTTGGATCTATTTTTGGAGCAGAACACTCATTCTGTTTCGATAG